The following proteins are encoded in a genomic region of Chlamydiales bacterium:
- a CDS encoding MlaD family protein: MTEKAKTILIGCFIIIACLATIGVLLFLRPSVGDGKKKLYVCFTSIEKIQIGTRVTFAGQAVGEVIAIDPIYDARSQPTGRYGHVCFYELELAIDSHTVVYDTDEVTVHTTGLLGERTIAIIPRAVKKGQPSYPVTDQIMYGKSGDPVEEMLNQLSSIGNKAGETFDQLREILQQNKAEIPHVLKSIREAAFQIRTSFATINASHVIENLNETIHSIKETSKRFDIFLGAINEKEVVSSLSKIAKNISEITDAINRPEDLQTIVSNIREVSNSAKEHFPTILQDFRRIACNVSNFSSSMSPTGSIGKLFKNDEFYLQVTNLMSKANILLADVNNYGVLFHLNKTWQRERMIRMNLLSKLRCPEAFTLFFDEEMNRITLSLSRIEMSLRKAACSRNCNAIFDNKEFNSDFSELLQRLNDVEETLQIYRQQFIESRLRCNSSICVP, translated from the coding sequence TTCTTGCGTCCATCTGTCGGTGATGGTAAAAAAAAGCTATATGTATGCTTTACTAGTATTGAAAAAATTCAAATTGGTACAAGAGTCACTTTTGCAGGACAAGCTGTTGGTGAAGTTATCGCTATCGACCCTATTTATGATGCAAGAAGCCAGCCAACTGGCCGCTATGGACATGTGTGTTTTTATGAACTTGAGCTTGCAATTGACTCCCATACAGTAGTCTACGATACAGACGAAGTTACTGTACACACTACAGGGCTACTTGGCGAGAGAACCATTGCTATCATTCCAAGAGCTGTAAAAAAAGGACAGCCCTCATATCCTGTTACAGACCAAATTATGTATGGTAAATCGGGAGATCCTGTAGAAGAAATGCTCAATCAGCTCTCATCTATTGGGAACAAAGCGGGAGAGACATTTGATCAACTAAGAGAGATTCTACAGCAAAACAAAGCAGAAATTCCACACGTACTAAAATCTATTCGAGAGGCTGCCTTTCAAATTAGAACAAGCTTTGCAACGATCAACGCATCTCATGTAATTGAAAACTTAAACGAAACAATCCACTCTATAAAAGAGACATCTAAACGCTTTGACATCTTCTTAGGAGCTATCAATGAAAAAGAAGTTGTTTCTTCCCTTTCTAAAATTGCAAAAAATATATCGGAAATTACAGATGCCATCAATAGGCCAGAGGATTTACAAACTATTGTCTCAAATATAAGAGAAGTCAGTAACTCTGCAAAAGAACATTTTCCAACAATTTTACAAGATTTTAGAAGAATTGCATGCAATGTAAGCAATTTTTCTAGCTCCATGTCACCTACAGGCTCTATTGGCAAGCTCTTTAAAAACGACGAGTTTTACCTGCAAGTCACAAACCTCATGTCCAAAGCAAATATTTTACTAGCTGATGTCAACAATTATGGTGTTCTTTTCCACCTCAATAAAACATGGCAAAGAGAGCGCATGATTCGCATGAACCTCTTGAGTAAACTTCGCTGCCCAGAAGCCTTTACTCTTTTCTTTGATGAAGAGATGAACCGCATTACGCTCTCACTTTCTCGTATTGAAATGAGCTTAAGAAAAGCTGCATGCAGCAGAAATTGTAATGCTATCTTTGATAATAAAGAATTCAACTCCGATTTTTCTGAGCTCTTACAACGCCTAAATGATGTGGAAGAGACCTTGCAGATTTATCGCCAGCAGTTTATAGAATCAAGATTGAGATGTAATAGTTCTATATGCGTGCCTTAG
- a CDS encoding YqgE/AlgH family protein, translating to MNPLPYSNLNKGTFLVASPDSEPGLFSRAVILLCEHNSSGSFGLIINKRLNLELPEELLNLQQLANSKINIQAGGPTQTSQMMLLHSSNKIPHQSIHVCDGVYLGGDLQFLQEAVSKEDGPNVKLCFGYTAWGPGQLEREFLDGDWFLTPASEKHVFHTPQEKMWQSILREMGGQYATLSMIPEDLSLN from the coding sequence ATGAATCCGCTCCCCTATTCCAACCTAAATAAGGGTACATTTTTGGTTGCATCCCCAGATTCAGAACCTGGCTTATTCTCTCGAGCAGTCATCCTTCTCTGTGAGCACAATAGTTCCGGATCTTTTGGCTTAATTATCAACAAGCGCCTTAATCTAGAGCTACCAGAAGAGCTTTTAAATTTACAACAACTTGCCAACTCAAAAATCAACATACAAGCAGGCGGTCCTACACAAACAAGTCAAATGATGCTCTTGCATTCCTCTAACAAAATACCTCATCAGTCCATACATGTTTGTGATGGAGTTTATCTAGGGGGTGACTTGCAATTTTTACAAGAGGCCGTCAGCAAAGAGGATGGACCTAATGTAAAGCTCTGTTTTGGCTATACTGCGTGGGGACCTGGCCAACTTGAACGAGAGTTTTTAGATGGAGACTGGTTTTTAACACCTGCAAGCGAAAAACATGTCTTTCATACGCCCCAAGAAAAAATGTGGCAATCTATATTAAGAGAGATGGGCGGTCAGTATGCAACACTCTCCATGATTCCAGAAGATCTTTCATTAAATTAA